Proteins encoded together in one Oreochromis aureus strain Israel breed Guangdong linkage group 23, ZZ_aureus, whole genome shotgun sequence window:
- the LOC116333845 gene encoding putative claudin-24, whose translation MDLIISVLELVGVLISAGAWLCSLATTLMSSWLTLSNLLVTETLGVGLWETCVLNQQGTLECRPYDSLLGLRPEIKLARILMCTALGVGMLGILLAIPGLHLVNGCRQQLEDVSCKKALKATSGALCLVAGILDLIPVSYIAHVTVEQFFDESVPDMVPRWEFGDALFCGWTAGVLYLAAGILLLISCFYVQKLNSNRPVDVPPVLTKLEPDSMRIKSEYV comes from the coding sequence ATGGACCTTATCATCAGTGTTCTGGAGCTGGTGGGGGTTCTGATCTCAGCGGGGGCCTGGCTCTGCTCTCTGGCCACCACCCTGATGTCCTCATGGCTCACACTGTCCAACTTGCTGGTCACAGAGACTCTTGGGGTGGGCCTCTGGGAGACCTGCGTGCTCAATCAGCAGGGAACACTGGAGTGTAGGCCCTATGACAGTCTGCTGGGGCTGCGACCAGAGATCAAGCTAGCCCGGATCCTCATGTGCACAGCGCTAGGGGTAGGAATGCTGGGGATTTTGCTTGCCATACCCGGCCTCCACCTTGTCAACGGCTGCCGGCAACAGTTGGAGGACGTGAGCTGTAAGAAGGCCCTGAAGGCAACCAGTGGGGCATTGTGCCTGGTGGCGGGGATCCTGGACCTCATCCCAGTTTCCTACATCGCCCATGTGACGGTCGAACAGTTCTTCGATGAGTCAGTGCCTGACATGGTCCCACGATGGGAATTTGGGGATGCTCTGTTCTGTGGTTGGACGGCCGGCGTCCTTTATCTAGCTGCAGGAATTTTGCTgctaatttcctgtttttatgtgcAGAAGCTAAACAGTAACAGACCAGTTGATGTCCCTCCAGTCCTGACGAAGCTAGAACCTGACTCCATGAGAATCAAGTCTGAGTATGTCTGA